The Patescibacteria group bacterium genomic sequence CGCGCGCCCTTCCGGCAAACGCCGGGCTGCAGCGCGGCCTTGCCGACGCGGTCGCCGACGACCTGTTCCGGGTAGACCTCGCCACGGGCGCGGCGTCCCGCGTGGCGGTCCCGGCCACCAACACCCGGATGACCGGCCTCACGGTCACCGCCGACGGCTCCGCCGTGTTCTTCAAGAACGAATTCACCGGCACGCTGGAAAGCATCCGGTTGAAGTGAGGGCCTTGTGAAGTACCCCTGGCTCGTCATGCTCTCCTTCGCGGCCGTCGGGGCGATCGTCCTCGGGTTCTACGCCATCCGGCTTGAGCCGATCCGCAAGCAAGCGCCCTCCTCGACTCCCGTGACGACTCCGCTCACTACCCCGACCATCACCTTCGTCGATCCCTCGCGCGGACCGACTTCGGCCAAGGTGACCATCGTGGAATTCGCCGATTTCCAGTGCGAACCATGCGCGGCCACGGCAAAGGCGCTCGCGGAGCTCATGGCGGTCCGCACGGACATCCGCGTGGTTTGGAAAAACCTCCCGAGCGAATCCCATGCTCTCGCCCTGCCAGCTGCCGTCGCTTCCCTCTGCGCCGACCGCCAAGGGAAATTTTGGGAGTATCACGACGCGTTGTTCGCAGAGCGCGCTTCCCTCTCGTTTGAACGGCTGAGAGACATCGCCTTCGATCTCAAGCTCGACCAAGCGGCGTTCGCGTCCTGTCTTGATGCCCAGGAAACGCTCCCGCTCGTGCGCAGGAACGTGGAAGAGGCGCAGGCGCTCGGCCTCACCGCCTCGCCCACCCTGTTCATCGGGTCCGAGCGCGTGGTCGGGGCCGTCACCCTGGAAGAACTGGAACGGTATGTCGACGAAACGCGGTAACCTCGTCGTATTCCTGGCGTCCGTCGTCCTCTCGTTCGGCTCGGCCATGCCGGCGCAGGCGTCCCAAACCCAAGGTACCTGTTTTTGCGCGACGGCAGGAGACGACCCGTGCCGTGAAACGGCGGGAATCACCGTTGACTCAGTCCAGGCCGTCGAGACCCCTTCGGCGCTGGCGTACAGGATGTCCATCTTGTGTGCCACCATGCAGTGCGGTTCCAACGACCCAAACCTCTCATACGGTGTCAGTGACGTGTCGGACAGCGGGCTCAAGGCTGCGGTCAAGGCTGCTTGTGACACGCGCACGCCGCTCGCGGACGCCTATGAGACGGTCTTCGGGCGGCGCGCACCGGCGGCCACGGACGCGGGCAAACCGTTTGCGTCCGTAAAACCTGAACTCTCCTTTGACATCCCCGGCCTCGAATTCTCGGACGTCCTCAATAAGGATGGGAAACTGACCGTGAACTTCCTTGCCGAGTACATCACCGCCGTGTTCCGCCTGGTGCTTGGCGTGTCCACGACCATCGCGATCGTGATGATCATGGTCGGCGGGTTGCAATACGTGATGGCGGCAGGAACCGGCAACGTGAAGGCGGCCAAGGAACGCATCCGCAATTCCATCATCGGGCTCGCCATCCTGTTTTCCACCTTCGTCATCCTCTACACGGTCAACCCGCAGCTCACCTTGTTCGCCGCGCTCGAACTCGAGCAGATCCAGACCGTAAAGCTCGTCGCGGAGTCCGGTGACACGGGCGGAGGCGTCACGGCGGATCCGGCGGCGTTACAGGCAGCCGGCATCGAATGTCCGCAGGAAGGCGGTGCGGGAGACATCCCCATCATCGCCGAATCGTTCATCGGGAAGGTGACCTATCGCTTCGGGGGCAAGGGAAAGCCGCCTCCGTACACGTTCGACACCAAGGTCTCGAAGGACGGACAGGCGTTCAGCGGCTTCTGCCCGGAGGGGACCGTGTGCCTGGACTGCTCCGGGTTCGTCGACCTCGTGTACGCGTGCGCAGGACTTCCTCCAAAGCTCACGAGCGGCTCCGTGAAATTCGCGAACGAGACGCTCATCGACACCTCGACCTGCTCGGATGACGGCGGGGTCGAGACGGCCGACGGCTCCACGATCCTCGTTCCCGGCGACCTCATCGGCTTCAGCAAGGGCGAAAACGGCCAATCGGCCAGCGGACACGTGTGGATGTACCTTGGCGACGGGAAGCTCATCAACAGCGCGGGAAAACGCGAACCTCCTGGCAAGGCCGTGTTCACGCAATCATTGACGGGCGTCTGCAAGGCCTACAAGACCCTGCACGTGATCCGCGTGGCTCCCTGATATGTTCGCCTGCTCCAAGTGCGACGCGCAGACGTCGAAGTGGGCCGGGAGGTGCGCCGAGTGCGGCGCGTGGGGGACGGTGGGGGAAGAGGCGGACAAGGCCTCAGGCGGACAAGGCCTCAGGACGTTTGGAGCGAAGGCGAAGGCAATGAAGAGCGCGCCGCTTTCCGGCGCGTCGGCGGCGCCAAAGGCTCGGATCGCGACGACGATCGGGGAGATGGACCGCGTGCTCGGCGGCGGGCTCGTGCCTGGGAGCCTGGTGCTGCTTGCTGGTGAGCCGGGGATCGGGAAGTCGACTTTGGTGGCGATGGCGGCGGGACGGGTCGCGCGCGCAGACCCCTCCATGCCTCCCCTTTCCAAGGGGAGGATAGCTCAAGTTTTGTATGTATCGGGTGAGGAATCGGCTTCCCAGCTTGCGGACCGGTTCACGCGGCTTGGGCTCAACCCTGCGTCTGTCAATTTCCTGGAGCCCTACCCTGTCGAGACGCTCGTCGCTTCGATCGAAAAGGAGCGGCCTGCGCTTGCCGTCATCGACTCGGTTCAGACGCTCTCGTCAGAACTCGTTGAAGGCACGCCGGGTTCTCCTACTCTCGTGCGATACGCGACGGCGCTGTTGCTCGACCTGTGCAAGCGCACGGACGCCTGCGTGCTGCTCATAGGGCAAGTCACGAAGGACGGCGCCGTGGCAGGTCCGAAGACGCTTGAGCACCTGGTAGACGTCGTCCTTTCCCTGGAAGGTGATCCTTCACATGGCTACCGTCTGCTGCGCTGCATGAAAAACCGCTTCGGATCGACGGATGAAGTGGGCGTGTTCGAGATGGCCGGGTCCGGCCTGCTCCCGGTCGAGAACCCGTCTGCGAAATTCCTGGAGGAACGGGCGGCCGTGCCCGGTTCCGTCGTCGCCGCGTCGCTCGAAGGGAGCCGCGTATTCTTGGTGGAAGTCCAGGCGCTCGTCGAGAAGAGTGGCTACTCGACCCCCGTGCGACGCGCGTCCGGCTTCGATGCGGGACGGCTCACCATGCTGTGCGCCATCCTGTCGAAACGCGGCGGCCTTTCGCTCGCGGATAAGGACGTATACGTGAACGTGATCGGTGGGCTCACCCTCACCGAACCCGCCGCAGACCTGGCCGTATGCGCGGCGATCGCCGGGGCGGCCAAGGGTACGGCGTCAAAGGAACCGGTGTTGTATGCCGGCGAGGTCGGATTGGGCGGCGAAGTACGCAGCGTGCCGCATCTGGAGCGACGGTTGGCGGAGGCGAAGAGGATGGGGATCGGGACGGTGGTGACGCCAAAAACATTAAAAAGCGTCTCGGAGTTGTAAAGGTTTGAAAGGTTGTAAGGGTGTTGGTCAGCCGGCATATGCCGGCTGTTCAATCACCTTTACAACCCTTACCACCTTTACAACTTTTTTATTCCAAGTGCACCCGATCAAAACTCCTCTTCACTTTCTCCTTCAGCACCGGATGTCCGGACAATTCCGGGTCTTCCGCAAGCAGCTTCGACGCGGCATCGCGGGCGCGCTTCATGAGCGGGACGTCGGCAAGCGTCGCGAGTTTGAAGTCCGGGAATCCTGACTGCGCGTTGCCGAACAAGTTCCCTGCTCCGCGCAGCTGGAGGTCGGTTTCCGCGAGCGCGAACCCGTCGTCGCTCTCCACCATGGCCTGCAGCCGCTTTTCACCTGGCTTCGTGAGCGCGTCCGGCAGCAAGAAACAATACGATTGTGCCTCGCCCCGGCCCACGCGGCCGCGCAGCTGATGCAGCTGCGCAAGCCCGAACCGCTCCGCGCCTACGATGACGATGGCCGTAGCGTTTTGCACGTCCACGCCCACTTCGACGACGGTGGTCGCCACCAGCACGTCGATTTCGCCGGAACGGAACTCCTCGATCGCCTCGGCCTTTTCTGGCGAAGTCATCTTCCCGTGCAGCATCCCGATGCGCAGCCCCTTCAAGTCGCCCTTCGACAACATGGATGCCGTCTCTGACACCGACTTCGCCGCGATTTTTTCTGATTCTTCGATAAGCGGGCACACGACGTACGCCTGATGTCCGGTTGCGACCTCTTCGCGCACCTTTTCCCAAACGGCTTTTCGCTCCCCCTCCGTGACAAGGAACGTGGCGATCGGCTTCCGTCCCTTCGGTCGGTCGGGGATGACGGACAATTCGAGGTCGCCGTACAGCGTGAGCGCGAGCGAACGCGGGATCGGGGTGGCGGTCATGGAAAGCAAATGCGGCGCGGGGTCATCTTCGAGCAACGCCCGACGTTGCTCCACGCCAAAGCGGTGCTGTTCGTCGATCACCACGAGCCCGAGCTTTGGCAGGTCTACGCCGCCCTGGAACAGCGCATGGGTCCCGATGACGAACCGCACGTCGCCATTGCGGATCGCCTGGAACAGCTCGTCGCGCGGCACCGGCGCCTCGCGTACCAGGCACTGCGACGCCGTGTAGAGGGCGACGGGC encodes the following:
- the recG gene encoding ATP-dependent DNA helicase RecG, which translates into the protein MALHLGTPVTALPGVGSETAKDLKTLDVVSVRDLLLYFPYRYDDYSRTLPIAKLRHDDTATVVGTVEKIATRPANKNPKLKLTEAVISDESGEIKVMWFNQPYLEKSLRAGTRVSLAGRMDAKFGGKTLVNPVWEPAGQGTHTGRLVPVYPLTRGLTVRRLRTAIKAALPATQEMEEWLPLGLLSDEGFGSEGAAIAGIHFPESKEALEKAVDRLKFDELFLHQLQYADIRRQAAKRDAHPIPVDEAGLKSFVATLPFALTPGQRRAAWEIVKDMGNPHPMNRLLQGDVGSGKTAVSAIAASSALNAGLGVAYLAPTEILASQQHAAFCRFFPSSPVALYTASQCLVREAPVPRDELFQAIRNGDVRFVIGTHALFQGGVDLPKLGLVVIDEQHRFGVEQRRALLEDDPAPHLLSMTATPIPRSLALTLYGDLELSVIPDRPKGRKPIATFLVTEGERKAVWEKVREEVATGHQAYVVCPLIEESEKIAAKSVSETASMLSKGDLKGLRIGMLHGKMTSPEKAEAIEEFRSGEIDVLVATTVVEVGVDVQNATAIVIVGAERFGLAQLHQLRGRVGRGEAQSYCFLLPDALTKPGEKRLQAMVESDDGFALAETDLQLRGAGNLFGNAQSGFPDFKLATLADVPLMKRARDAASKLLAEDPELSGHPVLKEKVKRSFDRVHLE
- the radA gene encoding DNA repair protein RadA, with product MFACSKCDAQTSKWAGRCAECGAWGTVGEEADKASGGQGLRTFGAKAKAMKSAPLSGASAAPKARIATTIGEMDRVLGGGLVPGSLVLLAGEPGIGKSTLVAMAAGRVARADPSMPPLSKGRIAQVLYVSGEESASQLADRFTRLGLNPASVNFLEPYPVETLVASIEKERPALAVIDSVQTLSSELVEGTPGSPTLVRYATALLLDLCKRTDACVLLIGQVTKDGAVAGPKTLEHLVDVVLSLEGDPSHGYRLLRCMKNRFGSTDEVGVFEMAGSGLLPVENPSAKFLEERAAVPGSVVAASLEGSRVFLVEVQALVEKSGYSTPVRRASGFDAGRLTMLCAILSKRGGLSLADKDVYVNVIGGLTLTEPAADLAVCAAIAGAAKGTASKEPVLYAGEVGLGGEVRSVPHLERRLAEAKRMGIGTVVTPKTLKSVSEL